A region from the Actinoplanes sp. OR16 genome encodes:
- a CDS encoding MBL fold metallo-hydrolase — protein sequence MFLLFGNDRAVLLDTGATASAEHFPLRRTVDELIRDWLAAHPRETYELLVLHTHAHRDHVAADTQFGGRPGTVVVGADRATAWAYLGLTETNRETRLDLGGRVLDCLATPGHHESAVTFHDRYTGLLLTGDTVYRGRLYINDWPAFRQTIDTLVRFAETRPVTHVLGCHIEMTSEPGVDYPIRTTFQPDEPPLQMTVQHLRDIRAAVEEVGDRTGRHVFADFILCRDNP from the coding sequence ATGTTCCTGCTGTTCGGCAACGATCGGGCGGTTCTGCTCGATACCGGCGCCACCGCCTCGGCGGAGCACTTCCCGCTGCGCCGCACCGTCGACGAATTGATCCGGGACTGGCTGGCCGCACACCCCCGCGAGACGTACGAACTGCTGGTCCTGCACACTCACGCCCATCGCGACCACGTCGCCGCCGACACCCAGTTCGGCGGCCGCCCCGGCACCGTCGTCGTGGGCGCCGACCGCGCGACCGCGTGGGCCTACCTGGGTCTCACCGAAACGAACCGGGAGACCCGCCTCGACCTCGGCGGAAGGGTGCTGGACTGCCTGGCCACCCCCGGTCATCACGAGTCGGCCGTCACCTTCCACGACCGGTACACCGGCCTGCTGCTCACCGGCGACACCGTCTACCGGGGCCGGCTCTACATCAACGACTGGCCGGCCTTCCGGCAGACCATCGACACCCTCGTCCGGTTCGCTGAGACGCGGCCGGTGACCCACGTCCTGGGCTGCCACATCGAGATGACCAGCGAACCCGGCGTCGACTATCCGATCCGGACCACGTTCCAGCCCGACGAGCCCCCGTTGCAGATGACCGTCCAGCACCTGCGTGACATCCGGGCGGCCGTCGAGGAGGTGGGCGACCGGACCGGCCGGCACGTCTTCGCCGACTTCATCCTCTGCCGCGACAACCCCTGA
- a CDS encoding acylase gives MRVRAAAIAVGVVVASAAVPSPADGAERDRGYAAQIRRASYGVPHITASDFAGLGFGVGYVQAEDNLCVIAEKVVTVSGERSRWFGAAGPDDANVRSDLFHRKAIDERVAERLLEGRRDGVRSPSGDVRDQVRGFVAGYNHYLRRVGVQGLTDPACRGKAWVRPLTEIDVWRTSWASMVRAGQRAVLDGIVAAAPPAAATQERQAPDAAAVVAALDGAGSGIGSNAYGLGEQATTDGSGMVLANPHFPWQGAERFYRMHLKVPGRYDVEGAALIGDPIIEIGHNRTIAWSHTVSTARRFVWNRLALVPGDPTSYYVDGVPEKMRARTVTVQTGGGPVSRTFYDTRYGPVAVVPGTFDWTPATAYAITDVNATNNRAFDGWLRMGQATDVRQLKAVLDRYQFLPWVNVIAADSRGEALYGDHSVVPRVTDAVAAACIPAPFQPLYASSGQAVLDGSRSDCALGTDPGAAVPGILGPANLPVRFRDDYVTNSNDSHWLANPDAPLEGYPRILGNERAQRSMRTRLGLDQIEQRLAGTDGLPGKGFTTTRLWQVMFGNRVHGAELVRDDLVALCRRQPVATASNGATVDLTAACEVLARFDLRADLDSRGAHLFTEFALAGGIRFADTFDVTDPVHTPRLLNTQDPRVRTALADAVQRLAGIPLDARWGDIHTDARGGLRIPIHGGRGEAGVFNVITNPLVPGAGYPQVVHGSSFVMAVELGRHGPSGRQILTYSQSTNPNSPWYADQTRLYSRKGWDTIKYTEAQIAADPNLRTYRVVQRGR, from the coding sequence GTGCGCGTGAGAGCAGCGGCGATCGCCGTCGGCGTCGTCGTGGCGAGCGCCGCCGTACCGTCGCCCGCTGATGGCGCCGAGCGTGATCGTGGTTATGCGGCTCAGATCCGCCGCGCGTCCTACGGCGTCCCGCACATCACCGCGAGCGACTTCGCGGGTCTGGGATTCGGCGTCGGTTATGTGCAGGCCGAGGACAACCTCTGCGTCATCGCCGAGAAGGTGGTGACGGTCAGCGGTGAGCGGTCCCGGTGGTTCGGGGCGGCCGGGCCGGACGACGCGAACGTGCGCAGCGATCTGTTCCACCGCAAGGCGATCGACGAACGGGTCGCCGAGCGGCTGCTGGAGGGACGCCGGGACGGGGTGCGGTCGCCGTCCGGCGATGTCCGGGACCAGGTCCGCGGTTTCGTCGCCGGGTACAACCATTATCTGCGGCGCGTCGGCGTACAGGGCCTGACCGATCCTGCCTGCCGTGGCAAGGCGTGGGTGCGCCCGCTGACCGAGATCGACGTCTGGCGGACGTCGTGGGCGAGCATGGTCCGGGCCGGCCAGCGAGCGGTGCTCGACGGCATCGTCGCGGCAGCGCCACCGGCCGCCGCCACGCAGGAGCGACAGGCCCCCGACGCGGCCGCGGTGGTCGCCGCCCTCGACGGTGCGGGCTCGGGCATCGGCAGCAACGCCTACGGTCTCGGCGAGCAGGCCACCACCGACGGCAGCGGGATGGTGCTGGCCAACCCGCACTTCCCGTGGCAGGGCGCCGAACGCTTCTACCGGATGCACCTCAAGGTCCCGGGCCGCTACGACGTCGAAGGCGCGGCGCTGATCGGCGACCCGATCATCGAGATCGGGCACAACCGGACGATCGCCTGGAGCCACACCGTCTCCACCGCGCGCCGGTTCGTCTGGAACCGCCTGGCGCTCGTGCCGGGCGACCCCACCTCGTACTACGTCGACGGTGTGCCCGAGAAGATGCGCGCCCGCACGGTCACGGTGCAGACCGGCGGCGGCCCGGTCAGCCGGACCTTCTACGACACCCGGTACGGCCCGGTCGCCGTGGTGCCGGGCACCTTCGATTGGACGCCGGCCACCGCCTACGCGATCACCGACGTCAACGCGACGAACAACCGGGCCTTCGACGGCTGGTTGCGGATGGGCCAGGCCACTGACGTCCGGCAGCTCAAGGCGGTCCTCGACCGGTACCAGTTCCTGCCGTGGGTCAACGTCATCGCGGCCGACTCGCGGGGTGAGGCGCTCTACGGCGACCACTCGGTGGTTCCCCGGGTCACCGACGCTGTCGCGGCGGCCTGCATCCCGGCGCCGTTCCAGCCGCTCTACGCCTCCAGCGGCCAGGCGGTCCTGGACGGCTCCCGGTCGGACTGCGCGCTCGGCACGGATCCCGGCGCCGCCGTCCCGGGCATCCTCGGCCCGGCGAACCTGCCGGTGCGGTTCCGCGACGACTACGTCACCAACTCCAACGACAGTCACTGGCTGGCGAACCCGGACGCGCCGCTGGAGGGCTACCCGCGCATTCTCGGTAACGAACGCGCACAGCGCAGTATGCGTACCAGGCTGGGTCTTGATCAGATCGAGCAGCGTCTGGCCGGGACCGACGGGCTGCCCGGGAAGGGATTCACCACCACCCGGCTCTGGCAGGTCATGTTCGGCAACCGGGTGCACGGCGCCGAACTCGTCCGCGATGATCTGGTCGCGCTCTGCCGCCGGCAGCCGGTCGCGACCGCCTCGAACGGCGCGACCGTCGATCTCACGGCGGCGTGCGAGGTGCTGGCCCGCTTCGACCTGCGCGCCGACCTGGACAGCCGTGGCGCGCACCTCTTCACCGAGTTCGCTCTCGCCGGCGGGATCCGGTTCGCCGACACCTTCGACGTGACCGATCCGGTTCACACTCCGCGCCTTCTCAACACCCAGGATCCCCGGGTACGTACGGCGCTGGCCGACGCCGTGCAGCGACTCGCCGGAATCCCCCTCGACGCGCGGTGGGGTGACATCCACACCGACGCCCGGGGCGGACTACGCATCCCCATTCACGGCGGTCGTGGTGAAGCCGGCGTCTTCAACGTCATCACCAACCCGCTCGTACCGGGTGCCGGCTACCCGCAGGTCGTCCACGGATCGTCGTTCGTCATGGCCGTCGAGCTCGGCCGGCACGGCCCGTCGGGACGCCAGATCCTGACCTACTCACAGTCGACGAACCCGAACTCACCCTGGTACGCCGACCAGACGCGGCTCTACTCCCGGAAGGGCTGGGACACGATCAAGTACACCGAGGCGCAGATCGCGGCCGACCCGAACCTGCGCACCTACCGGGTGGTGCAGCGGGGACGCTGA
- a CDS encoding NAD(P)H-binding protein yields the protein MILVTGANGQLASLILAELDARGVPAIGASRTPTGSRRRLDFDDPASLDLTGVTTLVLVSAGYAEDDRVVARHRAVLDAAVRDGVHHVIYTSLTTAGDHLAFAPAHRATERMIRDSGLAWTVLRNGLYAELFGALLTWTPDGLESPFGDGILAAVTRADLAAAAAVVASTPAAHAGRVHDLVGTPVSAAGVAAHLGVEHRTIGLGEYRARLLDDGDLLAFQPPMLASIATGVRHGFLGGTGPDLERLLRRPPSDAMAVAAATALGQRPRCTTR from the coding sequence GTGATCCTGGTGACCGGCGCGAACGGACAGCTCGCATCCCTCATCCTGGCCGAACTCGACGCCCGGGGCGTGCCGGCGATCGGCGCCAGCCGGACCCCCACGGGCAGCCGGCGCCGCCTCGACTTCGACGACCCCGCCAGCCTCGACCTCACCGGAGTCACGACCCTGGTCCTGGTCTCCGCCGGCTACGCCGAGGACGACCGGGTCGTGGCCCGCCACCGGGCGGTCCTCGACGCGGCGGTCCGCGACGGCGTGCATCACGTGATCTACACCAGCCTGACCACCGCCGGTGACCACCTGGCGTTCGCGCCGGCCCACCGTGCCACCGAGCGGATGATCCGGGACAGCGGCCTGGCCTGGACCGTGCTGCGCAACGGCCTGTACGCCGAACTGTTCGGCGCCCTGCTGACCTGGACGCCCGACGGCCTGGAGTCCCCGTTCGGCGACGGCATCCTGGCCGCCGTGACCCGGGCCGACCTGGCCGCCGCGGCCGCCGTGGTGGCGAGCACCCCCGCGGCCCACGCCGGCCGCGTCCACGACCTGGTGGGCACGCCGGTCAGCGCCGCCGGCGTGGCCGCCCACCTCGGCGTCGAGCACCGCACGATCGGCCTCGGCGAGTACCGCGCCCGGCTGCTCGACGACGGCGACCTACTCGCTTTCCAGCCGCCGATGCTCGCCTCGATCGCCACCGGCGTCCGGCACGGCTTCCTCGGCGGCACCGGCCCCGACCTGGAACGACTCCTGCGACGGCCACCGTCGGACGCGATGGCCGTCGCCGCCGCGACGGCTCTGGGTCAGCGTCCCCGCTGCACCACCCGGTAG
- a CDS encoding helix-turn-helix domain-containing protein, with translation MSVTHTGVTAPAALDPCGLPEHPDCGIRDVLDRVGDKWSVLVIVELAGGPRRFREIERAVHGISQRMLTLTVRRLERDGLVRRTVYPTVPAQVDYQLTEAGASLTHLVKALADWSLAHREIIAGARDAYDAEHPGHDIH, from the coding sequence GTGTCAGTGACGCACACCGGGGTAACCGCCCCCGCCGCGCTGGACCCGTGCGGGCTGCCGGAACACCCGGACTGCGGGATCCGGGACGTGCTCGATCGGGTGGGCGACAAGTGGTCGGTCCTCGTGATCGTGGAACTCGCCGGTGGGCCACGGCGCTTCCGGGAGATCGAGCGCGCCGTACACGGCATCTCCCAGCGGATGCTGACGCTCACGGTGCGCAGGCTGGAGCGGGACGGGCTGGTGCGGCGCACCGTCTATCCGACCGTGCCGGCTCAGGTCGACTACCAGCTCACCGAGGCCGGCGCGAGCCTCACCCACCTCGTCAAGGCGCTGGCCGACTGGTCGCTCGCACACCGGGAGATCATCGCCGGGGCGCGCGACGCCTACGACGCCGAACATCCCGGCCACGACATCCACTGA